CGAGGAAAGCAGGGGTGATCCTCAACCTCCTTTCCCTGGGGTACTGGAACGGCACGTCAATGACTCGCCGTATCCTGCCAGGGCGAGCTGTCATTACCACGACGCGCCGCGAGAGGAAGACGGCCTCCTCTACAGAGTGAGTGACGAACAGGACGGTCTTGCGTTCCTTTTCCAGGATGTCGAGAAGCAACTCCTGCATTACGTCGCGGGTCTGGGCATCCAGCGCCGCGAACGGCTCGTCCATAAGGAGGATGGCTGGGTTGACCGCGTAGGCTCTGGCGATGGCTACACGCTGCTTCATCCCCCCGGATAGCATCTTTGGATAGGCATCTTCAAAGCCCTTGAGCCCCATAAGCTCGATGTACCGCGCCGCAACGTCCTCACGAACGGCCCGCTCGCGGCGGTTGGCCTGGAGCGTCAAACCGAACGTTATATTCTGTTTGACGGTCAACCAAGGAAAAACGGCGTATTGCTGAAAGATCGTCCCTCGTTCCGGTCCCGGACCTGTTACCGGCTGCCCATCGACATAGACACTGCCTTGCGTGGGCTGCACAAAGCCAGCCACGATATTCAGCAGTGTGGTCTTTCCGCAGCCGCTCGGGCCGACGAGGGACACGAATTCCCCTTCCGAAATGTCCAAGCAGATGTTTTCGAGGACTGCAAGGACCCCCTTCATCGTGTATTTCATCGACACGTCCTCGATGCGTATCTTTACTTTCCCGGGAGAAACCAGCCCTATG
The sequence above is a segment of the Bacillota bacterium genome. Coding sequences within it:
- a CDS encoding ABC transporter ATP-binding protein, with amino-acid sequence MGIGLVSPGKVKIRIEDVSMKYTMKGVLAVLENICLDISEGEFVSLVGPSGCGKTTLLNIVAGFVQPTQGSVYVDGQPVTGPGPERGTIFQQYAVFPWLTVKQNITFGLTLQANRRERAVREDVAARYIELMGLKGFEDAYPKMLSGGMKQRVAIARAYAVNPAILLMDEPFAALDAQTRDVMQELLLDILEKERKTVLFVTHSVEEAVFLSRRVVVMTARPGRIRRVIDVPFQYPRERRLRITPAFLAIREEVESLVRREYTHAMEGG